In Tsuneonella dongtanensis, a single window of DNA contains:
- the pheT gene encoding phenylalanine--tRNA ligase subunit beta: protein MKFSLEWLKAFLDTEASAAEIAAALNRIGHEVEGLEDPAERLSGFRVAEVLTAVPHPDADKLRVLTVNTGDEAPLQVVCGAPNARAGMKGVLGLPGAVVPANGMELRKSTIRGVESNGMMCSVRELELGDEHDGIIELPADAPVGTPFAEYHGASPVFDVAITPNRPDCMGVEGIARDLAAAGLGTFKPWRAETVAGSFACPVEIRTDDPEGCPAFYGRVIRGVTNGASPAWMQARLIAAGQRPISALVDFTNYLSLGFGRPAHVYDLAKLSGPVVARRAVNGETVEALNEKTYTLDESMTVIADAAGVHDIGGIMGGEHSGVTAETTDVLLEIAYFDPARIGATGRKLGIASDARSRFERGVDPAFLDAGLDVLTDLILRTCGGEASEVVHAGSPPSEAKVVSYDPALAGKLGGVAIPEGEQRATLEKLDFAVSDDWQVTVPLRRHDVEGPADLVEEVVRIHGLDSVPSTPLPRADGVARPTATPEQVRERKVRRTAAARGLNEAVTWSFLPPADADHFADGNGGLWTLDNPISEDMKAMRPSLIPGLLAAARRNADRGAQSVRLFEVGRRYLRGEGGASDERATVGVLLAGEKTARGWAAGKATAFDAYDAKAEAIALLEAAGAPVDNLQVMGEAGTQFHPGQSATLRLGPKTVLARFGALHPATLKAFDVDGPVMAVEVFLDAIPARKNAQFARTAYAPPALQAVSRDFAFLVDAALPAGDLVRTVRAADKANIVSARVFDDFRGAGVPEGKKSLAIEVTLQPGEKTYTDADLKAISDAVVAAAANLGATLRG from the coding sequence ATGAAGTTCTCGCTCGAATGGCTCAAGGCGTTTCTCGACACCGAGGCGAGCGCCGCCGAAATCGCCGCCGCATTGAACCGTATCGGCCACGAGGTCGAAGGTCTCGAGGACCCGGCCGAGCGCCTGTCCGGTTTCCGCGTTGCCGAAGTGCTCACCGCCGTGCCGCATCCCGATGCCGACAAGCTGCGGGTGCTTACGGTGAACACCGGTGACGAAGCGCCGCTCCAGGTCGTCTGCGGCGCGCCCAACGCGCGCGCGGGAATGAAGGGCGTGCTCGGGCTGCCCGGAGCGGTCGTCCCGGCAAACGGGATGGAGCTGCGCAAGAGCACCATCCGCGGCGTCGAATCGAACGGCATGATGTGCTCGGTGCGCGAACTCGAGCTGGGCGACGAGCACGACGGGATCATCGAGCTGCCCGCCGATGCGCCGGTGGGCACGCCATTCGCCGAATACCACGGCGCGAGCCCGGTCTTCGATGTCGCGATCACCCCCAATCGGCCCGACTGCATGGGCGTGGAGGGCATCGCCCGCGACCTCGCGGCAGCGGGCTTGGGGACCTTCAAGCCGTGGCGCGCGGAAACCGTCGCGGGCAGCTTCGCCTGCCCGGTCGAGATCCGCACCGACGACCCCGAAGGCTGCCCGGCATTCTACGGCCGCGTGATCCGCGGCGTGACGAACGGCGCGAGTCCGGCGTGGATGCAGGCACGCCTGATCGCCGCGGGCCAGCGCCCGATCAGCGCACTGGTCGATTTCACCAACTACCTGTCATTGGGCTTCGGCCGCCCGGCGCACGTCTACGACCTGGCCAAGCTCAGCGGCCCGGTCGTCGCCCGCCGCGCGGTGAACGGCGAGACGGTCGAGGCGCTGAACGAGAAGACCTACACGCTCGACGAAAGCATGACCGTGATTGCCGACGCCGCAGGCGTGCACGACATCGGCGGCATCATGGGCGGCGAGCATTCGGGCGTGACCGCGGAGACGACCGACGTCCTGCTCGAGATCGCCTATTTCGATCCCGCGCGGATCGGCGCGACAGGGCGCAAGCTCGGCATCGCCAGCGATGCGCGCTCACGCTTCGAGCGGGGCGTCGATCCCGCCTTCCTCGATGCCGGGCTCGACGTGCTGACCGACCTGATCCTGCGCACCTGCGGCGGCGAAGCGAGCGAGGTCGTGCATGCCGGGTCGCCGCCCAGCGAGGCGAAGGTCGTATCCTACGATCCCGCGCTTGCCGGTAAGCTCGGCGGGGTCGCGATCCCCGAGGGCGAGCAGCGCGCGACGCTGGAAAAGCTCGATTTCGCGGTTTCGGACGACTGGCAAGTCACCGTCCCGCTGCGTCGTCACGATGTCGAGGGGCCTGCCGACCTGGTCGAGGAGGTGGTGCGCATCCACGGGCTCGACAGCGTGCCCTCGACCCCGCTGCCGCGCGCGGACGGTGTCGCCCGTCCGACCGCGACCCCCGAACAGGTCCGCGAACGCAAGGTGCGCCGCACCGCAGCGGCGCGCGGGCTCAACGAAGCCGTGACCTGGTCCTTCCTGCCGCCGGCCGATGCCGACCACTTCGCCGACGGAAACGGCGGGCTGTGGACGCTCGACAACCCGATCAGCGAGGACATGAAGGCCATGCGGCCTTCGCTCATCCCCGGACTGCTCGCCGCGGCGAGGCGCAACGCCGATCGCGGCGCGCAGAGCGTGCGGTTGTTCGAGGTCGGGCGCCGCTACCTGCGCGGTGAAGGCGGCGCGAGCGACGAGCGCGCCACCGTGGGCGTCCTGCTCGCCGGGGAAAAGACCGCGCGGGGCTGGGCCGCAGGAAAGGCGACCGCGTTCGACGCCTACGACGCGAAGGCCGAGGCGATCGCCCTGCTCGAGGCGGCGGGCGCGCCGGTCGACAACCTCCAAGTGATGGGTGAAGCCGGAACGCAATTCCATCCCGGACAGTCGGCCACCCTCCGGCTGGGGCCCAAGACGGTGCTCGCCCGCTTCGGCGCGCTGCACCCGGCGACGCTCAAGGCGTTCGACGTCGATGGTCCGGTCATGGCGGTCGAAGTGTTCCTCGACGCGATCCCCGCGCGCAAGAACGCCCAGTTCGCCCGCACCGCCTACGCCCCGCCCGCGCTGCAGGCCGTGAGCCGCGACTTCGCGTTCCTCGTCGATGCCGCCCTGCCGGCGGGCGATCTCGTGCGCACGGTCAGGGCTGCGGAC
- the pheS gene encoding phenylalanine--tRNA ligase subunit alpha has translation MTGSDDIRLSEALAAIDVAQTIDALEAQRVAALGKSGWVSALLKTLGGMTPEERQVEGPRIQGLRAAVSDAIDAKKAALEAAALDAQLAREVIDLTLPAPAAPKGSIHPVSQVMDELAEIFADMGFSVASGPEIEDDWHNFTSLNMPESHPARAMHDTFYFPDEGPEVAGAPTRMVLRTHTSPVQIRAMTQQGAPLRVIAPGRVYRSDSDATHTPMFHQVEGLVIDEGIHLGHLKWTLETFLKAFFEREDIVLRLRPSYFPFTEPSVEVDVGWQDVNGRRVLGGDGDAPGHGWMELLGSGMVNRRVLEFAGLDPDKWQGFAFGVGVDRLAMLKYGMDDLRAFFDGDGRWLAHYGFDPLDVPTLSAGVGAKA, from the coding sequence ATGACTGGTTCCGACGACATCCGCCTTTCCGAGGCCCTTGCCGCCATCGATGTGGCCCAGACGATCGACGCGCTCGAAGCGCAGCGCGTGGCCGCGCTCGGCAAGTCAGGCTGGGTCAGCGCCCTGCTCAAGACCCTGGGTGGGATGACCCCCGAGGAGCGCCAGGTCGAGGGCCCCCGCATCCAGGGCCTGCGGGCCGCGGTGTCCGATGCGATCGACGCGAAGAAGGCCGCGCTGGAGGCAGCCGCGCTCGACGCGCAGCTCGCGCGCGAAGTGATCGATCTGACCCTGCCCGCGCCCGCCGCGCCCAAGGGGTCGATTCACCCGGTCAGCCAGGTCATGGACGAGCTGGCCGAGATCTTCGCGGACATGGGATTCTCGGTCGCCAGCGGGCCCGAGATCGAGGACGACTGGCACAACTTCACGTCGCTCAATATGCCCGAAAGCCACCCCGCGCGGGCGATGCACGACACGTTTTATTTCCCCGACGAAGGCCCCGAGGTCGCCGGTGCGCCGACGCGGATGGTCCTGCGCACCCACACCTCGCCGGTCCAGATCCGCGCGATGACCCAGCAAGGCGCGCCGCTGCGCGTGATCGCGCCGGGCCGCGTCTACCGCTCCGATAGCGACGCGACCCACACGCCGATGTTCCACCAGGTCGAGGGCCTCGTGATCGACGAGGGAATCCATCTCGGCCACCTCAAGTGGACCCTCGAGACCTTCCTCAAGGCGTTCTTCGAGCGCGAGGACATCGTCCTGCGCCTTCGCCCGAGCTATTTCCCCTTCACCGAGCCCAGTGTCGAGGTCGACGTGGGCTGGCAGGACGTGAACGGGCGCCGGGTGCTGGGCGGCGACGGAGACGCGCCGGGCCACGGGTGGATGGAGCTGCTCGGCAGCGGCATGGTCAACCGCCGCGTGCTCGAATTCGCGGGGCTCGACCCCGACAAGTGGCAGGGCTTCGCGTTCGGCGTCGGCGTCGACCGGCTCGCGATGCTGAAATACGGGATGGACGACCTGCGCGCGTTCTTCGACGGCGACGGGCGCTGGCTGGCGCATTACGGGTTCGACCCGCTCGACGTTCCGACGCTGTCGGCTGGCGTAGGAGCGAAGGCATGA
- a CDS encoding helix-turn-helix domain-containing protein, whose amino-acid sequence MRDQVYPEWANIRLTSDGAMAACTGPGPLQACGPICGIGPTSRATHFELSPGRYWTISLLPLGWARLMQVPARAFADRWEVIGESSAFARFAPLLELAATDDPKEAVARFDACLVSLFGARKVDEAAIVRAHSVLLDPEVPSVNAFADQAGLSVRQLERLANSAFGFTPKLLLRRQRFLRSLAKFMLDPSLAWVDTLDSQYVDQAHFIRDFRRFMDETPGSYASRSHPVLWAAAHARSAAAGTAMQVLQHPVAAGQGIAIERTRP is encoded by the coding sequence GTGCGCGACCAGGTCTATCCCGAATGGGCGAACATCCGGCTGACAAGCGACGGCGCGATGGCGGCCTGCACCGGACCCGGCCCCCTGCAGGCGTGTGGTCCGATCTGCGGGATCGGACCGACAAGCCGCGCGACCCACTTCGAACTCTCGCCGGGGCGCTACTGGACCATCAGCCTGCTTCCGCTCGGCTGGGCCCGTCTGATGCAGGTCCCGGCACGTGCCTTTGCCGATCGGTGGGAAGTGATCGGCGAGAGCAGTGCATTCGCCAGGTTCGCCCCCCTTCTCGAGCTCGCGGCGACCGACGACCCGAAGGAGGCGGTGGCGCGGTTCGATGCATGCCTTGTTTCGCTGTTCGGCGCCCGCAAGGTCGACGAGGCGGCGATCGTGCGAGCACACTCCGTCCTGCTCGATCCAGAAGTGCCGTCGGTGAACGCGTTCGCCGACCAGGCCGGCCTCAGCGTCAGGCAGCTCGAGCGCCTGGCCAACAGCGCCTTCGGCTTCACGCCCAAGCTCCTGCTGCGCCGACAGCGTTTCCTGCGCAGCCTTGCCAAGTTCATGCTCGACCCGTCGCTCGCGTGGGTCGACACGCTCGATAGCCAGTATGTCGACCAGGCGCACTTCATTCGCGACTTCCGGCGATTCATGGACGAGACCCCCGGCTCCTACGCTTCGCGGTCGCACCCGGTGCTCTGGGCAGCCGCCCATGCGCGTTCGGCAGCCGCGGGCACGGCGATGCAGGTGCTCCAGCACCCGGTCGCAGCGGGACAGGGCATTGCGATAGAACGCACGCGCCCCTAG
- a CDS encoding SH3 domain-containing protein — protein sequence MMTSVRKTIAFIAATATIACGTSAHAAEKATAPTLMKCEQSLGTIALVDGDLAGWTEYGLGSPRALINALATESGCFTPHVSTSAPARFLVTAVAGNQEEVDKSVEVGKAAATEALVRSGAAGKVLGGLGGFGGTALGMFGGLGGKKKTYAAGLRVVSPATGQALASGSGSVKKSSITFGNSGGWGWANNAASASGYQGSKDGQALTEAFILAFNQLIAQKTLLEGAPAAGAAAVGPVSAAASVAVDAKLYAGASKTSAVVRSIRAGTELTPTGKREGLFVEVTDNYGTKGWVSVEDLK from the coding sequence ATGATGACGAGCGTTCGGAAGACCATTGCATTCATCGCGGCGACGGCAACCATCGCCTGCGGTACATCGGCGCACGCCGCCGAGAAGGCCACCGCGCCGACCTTGATGAAGTGCGAGCAGAGCCTTGGCACCATCGCGCTGGTCGACGGCGACCTTGCGGGCTGGACCGAGTACGGACTTGGCAGTCCGCGGGCGCTGATCAACGCCCTCGCCACCGAATCGGGCTGCTTCACGCCGCATGTCTCGACCAGCGCGCCGGCCCGGTTCCTGGTGACTGCCGTCGCCGGCAACCAGGAGGAAGTCGACAAGAGCGTCGAAGTGGGCAAGGCGGCGGCGACCGAGGCTCTGGTTCGCTCGGGCGCTGCCGGCAAGGTCCTCGGGGGACTCGGTGGCTTCGGCGGCACCGCGCTGGGCATGTTCGGCGGTCTCGGCGGCAAGAAAAAGACCTATGCCGCCGGCTTGCGCGTCGTCAGCCCTGCCACGGGACAGGCGCTCGCCTCGGGCAGCGGCTCGGTCAAGAAATCGAGCATCACGTTCGGCAACTCCGGCGGCTGGGGCTGGGCCAACAACGCCGCGAGCGCGTCCGGTTACCAGGGCAGCAAGGACGGCCAGGCCCTGACCGAGGCGTTCATCCTCGCCTTCAACCAGCTGATCGCGCAGAAGACCCTGCTTGAAGGAGCGCCGGCAGCGGGCGCAGCCGCGGTCGGCCCCGTCTCTGCGGCAGCGAGCGTTGCGGTCGATGCGAAGCTCTATGCCGGCGCCTCGAAGACGTCGGCGGTGGTCCGCAGCATCCGCGCCGGCACCGAACTGACCCCGACCGGCAAGCGCGAAGGCCTGTTCGTCGAGGTGACCGACAATTACGGCACGAAGGGCTGGGTATCGGTCGAGGACCTCAAGTAG
- a CDS encoding helix-turn-helix domain-containing protein, whose protein sequence is MPGQTEIPVPQGCTVDARFFPPPPELDGCVTSIYRLDLTVPGEATVVDWLQPEWANLRVFSGARPWAQVVGGAVVDKARFTVTGPSSRAARFEIGTTRMWGVGLLPLGWARFVGRPAARYANMLADAERHPDFARFAALPHVFEDTPDDDKELERIVAILRGSARPVTDEERIVEVHRTMVELGLAKVADFAARADLSIRALERTCRRHFGFPPKLLLRRQRFMRSLAAWMLGGMGRWTAAIDELYVDQAHFNHEFHEFMGMSPSEYAALPHPILSAFMAQRARTWGSPAQTLDRPAATAT, encoded by the coding sequence ATGCCTGGCCAGACCGAAATCCCGGTTCCCCAGGGCTGCACGGTCGACGCGCGGTTCTTTCCTCCGCCGCCCGAACTCGATGGCTGCGTCACCAGCATCTACCGCCTCGATCTGACCGTTCCCGGCGAAGCGACCGTGGTCGACTGGCTCCAGCCCGAATGGGCGAACCTCAGGGTATTTTCCGGGGCGCGCCCATGGGCGCAGGTCGTCGGCGGTGCGGTCGTGGACAAGGCACGGTTCACCGTGACCGGCCCGAGCTCGCGCGCTGCCAGGTTCGAGATCGGCACCACACGCATGTGGGGCGTCGGCCTGCTCCCGCTGGGATGGGCGCGCTTCGTCGGGCGGCCCGCGGCGCGCTATGCCAACATGCTGGCCGATGCGGAGCGTCATCCGGACTTCGCGCGATTCGCCGCGCTGCCTCACGTGTTCGAGGACACGCCCGACGACGACAAGGAGCTGGAGCGCATCGTCGCGATCCTGCGCGGCAGCGCGCGGCCGGTGACCGACGAGGAGCGGATCGTCGAGGTTCATCGCACGATGGTGGAACTGGGGCTGGCGAAGGTCGCCGATTTCGCTGCCCGGGCGGATCTGTCGATACGCGCGCTCGAGCGGACATGTCGGCGCCATTTCGGCTTCCCGCCGAAGCTTCTGCTGCGGCGCCAGCGGTTCATGCGCAGCCTTGCCGCGTGGATGCTCGGCGGCATGGGCCGGTGGACCGCGGCGATCGACGAGCTCTATGTCGACCAGGCCCACTTCAACCACGAGTTCCACGAATTCATGGGCATGAGCCCGAGCGAGTACGCGGCGCTGCCGCACCCGATCCTGTCGGCTTTCATGGCCCAGCGGGCGAGGACCTGGGGCTCGCCCGCACAGACGCTGGATCGGCCCGCCGCGACCGCTACTTGA
- a CDS encoding helix-turn-helix domain-containing protein — protein MTDSPRISVRFFRLSEPLQPYFTALYLTTTEAGDGLVEDYLHPEWAAMRFTEGPPPIASIGPGEMVPQWPFVAGGPTSLATHFAVTTSRIWGLGMQPAGWAKFANGEAAALANRTVDGSTHPAFAAFAGILPQILACTEGDDAKANLIDAHLMLQVHRPVPREAEIFACQDALRDPAIGDVAALQDRLGMTVKSLERFCRRYFGFTPKLLLRRQRFVRSLAQFMLDPSLSWIDALDGQYHDQAQFVREFREFMGLLPTEYARMPHPIIQPIMRQRMADQGAAEPLDVPTIARFR, from the coding sequence ATGACGGATTCTCCGCGAATTTCCGTGCGCTTCTTCCGCCTGTCGGAACCCCTCCAGCCGTACTTCACCGCGCTCTACCTGACCACGACCGAAGCCGGGGACGGACTGGTCGAGGATTACCTCCACCCCGAGTGGGCGGCGATGCGGTTTACCGAAGGACCGCCCCCGATCGCCTCGATCGGGCCGGGCGAGATGGTGCCCCAGTGGCCGTTCGTGGCCGGCGGACCGACGAGCCTCGCGACCCACTTTGCCGTCACCACCTCGCGTATCTGGGGCCTGGGCATGCAGCCCGCGGGCTGGGCCAAGTTCGCCAATGGCGAGGCGGCCGCGCTCGCCAACCGCACGGTCGACGGGTCGACCCACCCCGCGTTTGCGGCTTTTGCCGGCATCCTGCCCCAGATCCTCGCATGCACCGAAGGCGACGATGCCAAGGCGAACCTGATCGATGCCCACCTGATGCTGCAGGTTCACCGGCCGGTCCCGCGCGAAGCCGAGATATTCGCCTGCCAGGACGCCTTGCGCGATCCGGCCATCGGCGATGTCGCCGCGCTGCAGGACCGCCTCGGCATGACGGTGAAGTCGCTCGAGCGGTTCTGCCGCCGGTATTTCGGCTTCACGCCCAAGCTGCTGCTGCGCCGCCAGCGCTTCGTGCGAAGCCTCGCGCAGTTCATGCTCGATCCGTCGCTGAGCTGGATCGACGCGCTCGATGGCCAGTATCACGACCAGGCCCAGTTTGTGCGCGAGTTCCGCGAATTCATGGGCCTTTTGCCGACCGAATACGCCAGGATGCCGCATCCGATCATCCAGCCGATCATGCGCCAGCGGATGGCCGACCAGGGGGCTGCCGAACCGCTCGACGTGCCGACGATCGCGCGCTTCCGCTGA